One stretch of Pseudomonas azotoformans DNA includes these proteins:
- a CDS encoding TonB-dependent siderophore receptor: MQAFPSQRSPLKRAVQAALLGVCLSSALPLAVMAETPASDTQARDWNIAAGSLATALDQFARQAGISLSYDATSVAGKTSSGLNGRFDPQQALEQLLRGQALQAQRQGNSTWMLLPQVADTGPLNLGATLINGERLGATTEGTGSYTTGAVTIGKGEHSLRETPQSVSVMTRQFMDDQNVTTIDDVMERTPGITSYESPMGGKYFYSRGFKMLGQYQYDGVPLDMGKDYVQADSFSANMAIYDRVEVLKGAAGMLKGAGTASGAVNFVRKRPQAKPTTSLSLSAGTWDNYRADLDTGGPLNDSGTLRGRAAVSQQDRGSYMDIAKRKDQAFYGALDFDLTPDTTLGVGASYEDVDASPCWGGLPRYADGKSAKLSRSTCLGQSWNDWQSRRATFFADVTHHFNDDWKLKVSAVHSRNLQDTKYAASEGTINYGDPAPTANSYAALMDYDHRDYGLDAYIDGKFEAFGLEHEVILGANGSRGTQDDVYAIQNLPRRQSIYQPDHHFPEPANTTFWPNMYRGGTVKETATQYGTYATLRLRLAEPLMLIVGSRVSWYDNRRESYNLGWGEWSLQDAHTRETGEVTPFAALIYDLNEHLSVYASYADIFQPQSSYATADGAALKPKIGDNYELGIKGEWFDGRLNSSLALFRAIEKNGAETDYNSFCPTSADGYCYTDKGKVRAQGVEAEISGEVLERLQLFGGYTYTQTQSLNTIDSSKEGGVSNTYVPRHMLRVWGDYQLDGALSKWSVGTGVNAQSSNYRVQNIKLEQAGYATWNARVAYRLDDTWTVALNGNNLFDKSYYNTVGTASWGNFYGEPRNFTVSLKGNF; encoded by the coding sequence ATGCAAGCGTTCCCCTCCCAACGTTCACCTCTCAAGCGCGCCGTGCAGGCCGCCTTGCTCGGCGTCTGCCTGAGCAGCGCCCTGCCCCTGGCCGTAATGGCCGAGACACCGGCCAGCGACACCCAGGCCCGTGACTGGAACATCGCCGCCGGCAGCCTGGCCACTGCACTGGATCAGTTCGCGCGCCAGGCCGGCATCAGCCTGTCGTACGATGCCACCAGCGTCGCCGGCAAAACCAGCTCGGGCCTCAATGGCCGCTTTGATCCTCAGCAAGCGCTGGAACAATTGCTGCGCGGTCAAGCCCTGCAAGCCCAGCGCCAGGGCAACAGTACCTGGATGCTGCTGCCGCAAGTGGCCGACACCGGTCCGCTGAACCTCGGAGCCACCCTTATCAACGGCGAACGCCTGGGTGCCACCACCGAGGGCACCGGCTCCTATACCACCGGTGCGGTCACCATCGGCAAGGGCGAACACAGCCTGCGGGAAACCCCGCAATCGGTGAGCGTGATGACCCGCCAATTCATGGACGACCAGAACGTCACCACCATCGACGACGTGATGGAGCGCACGCCCGGCATTACCTCCTACGAGTCGCCCATGGGCGGCAAGTATTTCTACTCCCGTGGTTTCAAGATGCTCGGCCAGTACCAGTACGACGGCGTGCCCCTGGACATGGGCAAGGACTACGTCCAGGCCGACAGCTTCAGTGCAAACATGGCGATTTATGACCGCGTGGAAGTGCTCAAGGGCGCCGCCGGCATGCTCAAGGGAGCCGGCACCGCCAGCGGCGCGGTGAACTTTGTGCGCAAACGGCCACAGGCCAAGCCCACCACCAGCCTGTCGCTGTCGGCCGGCACCTGGGACAACTACCGCGCCGATCTCGACACCGGCGGCCCACTGAATGACAGCGGCACGCTGCGTGGCCGCGCTGCCGTGAGCCAGCAGGATCGCGGGTCCTACATGGACATCGCCAAGCGCAAGGACCAGGCGTTCTACGGTGCGCTGGATTTTGACCTCACACCTGACACGACCCTGGGCGTCGGCGCCAGCTACGAAGATGTCGATGCCTCCCCGTGCTGGGGTGGCCTGCCGCGCTACGCCGACGGCAAAAGCGCCAAACTCAGCCGCTCGACCTGCCTTGGCCAATCCTGGAACGACTGGCAAAGCCGGCGTGCCACGTTCTTTGCCGACGTCACCCACCACTTCAACGATGACTGGAAACTCAAGGTCTCGGCAGTGCACAGCCGCAACCTGCAAGACACCAAATACGCCGCCAGCGAAGGCACCATCAACTATGGCGACCCGGCGCCGACGGCCAACTCCTATGCCGCGCTGATGGACTACGACCACAGGGACTACGGCCTCGATGCCTATATCGACGGCAAGTTCGAAGCCTTCGGCCTGGAACACGAAGTGATCCTCGGCGCCAACGGCAGCCGTGGCACCCAGGACGACGTCTACGCGATCCAGAACCTGCCCAGGCGCCAGAGCATCTACCAGCCCGACCACCACTTCCCGGAACCGGCCAACACCACCTTCTGGCCGAACATGTACCGTGGCGGTACGGTCAAGGAAACCGCCACCCAATACGGCACGTATGCCACCTTGCGCCTGCGCCTGGCCGAGCCGTTGATGTTGATCGTCGGCAGCCGCGTGAGCTGGTACGACAACCGTCGCGAGTCCTATAACCTGGGCTGGGGCGAGTGGTCCCTGCAAGATGCGCACACCAGGGAAACCGGTGAAGTCACGCCGTTCGCCGCACTGATCTACGACCTCAACGAGCACCTCTCGGTGTATGCCAGCTACGCCGATATCTTCCAGCCGCAAAGCTCATACGCCACGGCCGATGGCGCGGCGCTCAAGCCGAAAATCGGCGACAACTACGAGCTGGGTATCAAGGGCGAATGGTTCGATGGGCGCCTCAACAGCTCCCTGGCATTGTTCCGCGCCATCGAGAAAAACGGTGCCGAAACCGACTACAACAGCTTCTGCCCGACCTCTGCCGATGGCTATTGCTACACCGATAAAGGCAAGGTGCGCGCCCAAGGCGTGGAGGCCGAAATCAGCGGCGAAGTGCTCGAGCGCCTGCAACTGTTCGGCGGCTACACCTACACCCAGACCCAATCCCTGAACACCATCGACAGCAGCAAAGAAGGCGGCGTCTCCAACACCTATGTCCCTCGGCACATGCTGCGCGTGTGGGGTGACTACCAACTCGACGGTGCCCTGTCGAAATGGAGCGTGGGCACCGGGGTCAACGCCCAGAGCAGCAACTACCGCGTACAGAACATCAAGCTGGAGCAGGCCGGTTACGCCACCTGGAACGCACGCGTGGCGTACCGCCTCGATGACACCTGGACCGTGGCACTCAACGGCAACAACTTGTTCGATAAAAGTTATTACAACACGGTCGGCACCGCCTCTTGGGGTAACTTCTACGGTGAGCCGCGCAATTTTACCGTGAGTTTGAAAGGTAACTTCTGA
- a CDS encoding FecR domain-containing protein, with protein sequence MPKADPRLVDQAIQWMITLRFNVADDASTAAFERWLHTSAEHQLVWQRVAAMNDDFSQLPPQVGRHALRGARRHISRREGLKLLGLVAGAAGLTWLGRDYTPLPALMADYRTATGERRWVALDDGSRIQLNSASALDTAFDQERRLVHLRQGEILVNTGADHRPFWVQTRDGYLRTLGTRLLVREETQGTRLAVQQGTVAVFADSHAANARQLLKPGEQVLFNRSGIRPVVGNGLDPWAWSDGVISAHAMRLDDFLTELARYRNGLVRCSEAVAGLRVSGTYQLDDTDQVLSLVAHSLKLDITYRSRYWVTVSAHV encoded by the coding sequence ATGCCGAAGGCTGACCCGCGCCTGGTGGACCAGGCCATCCAGTGGATGATCACACTGCGCTTCAATGTGGCCGACGACGCCAGCACCGCCGCGTTCGAACGCTGGCTGCACACCAGCGCCGAGCACCAGTTGGTGTGGCAGCGGGTGGCCGCAATGAATGACGATTTCAGCCAACTGCCGCCCCAGGTCGGCCGGCACGCCCTGCGCGGCGCGCGCCGACACATCTCCCGTCGTGAAGGCTTGAAACTGCTCGGCCTGGTTGCGGGTGCGGCCGGTTTGACCTGGCTCGGCCGCGACTACACGCCACTGCCTGCACTGATGGCCGACTACCGCACGGCCACCGGCGAGCGGCGCTGGGTGGCGCTGGACGATGGCAGCCGGATCCAGTTGAACAGCGCCAGCGCCCTCGACACGGCCTTCGATCAGGAGCGGCGCCTGGTGCACTTGCGTCAAGGTGAAATACTGGTCAACACCGGCGCCGACCACCGACCGTTCTGGGTACAGACCCGCGACGGTTATCTGCGCACCCTTGGCACGCGCTTGCTGGTACGCGAAGAAACCCAGGGCACACGGTTGGCGGTGCAACAGGGCACTGTGGCGGTGTTCGCCGACAGTCATGCGGCCAACGCCCGCCAGCTACTCAAGCCCGGCGAGCAGGTACTGTTCAACCGCAGCGGCATTCGCCCGGTGGTCGGCAACGGCCTTGACCCCTGGGCCTGGAGCGACGGCGTGATCAGTGCCCACGCCATGCGGCTGGACGATTTCCTCACCGAACTGGCGCGCTATCGCAACGGCCTGGTGCGTTGCAGCGAAGCAGTGGCCGGGCTGCGGGTGTCGGGGACTTATCAACTGGACGACACCGATCAGGTGCTGAGCCTGGTCGCGCACTCACTCAAGCTTGATATCACGTACCGCAGCCGCTATTGGGTGACGGTTTCTGCGCACGTGTAA
- a CDS encoding sigma-70 family RNA polymerase sigma factor translates to MSSDHPLDHAAIGQLYQAHHSWLRGWLSRRTGCREHAADLAQETFVRLLNARKQQTLQQPRAYLSSIARSLMIDQYRRRELGRAYLESLAHFPQLEVPSEETRLLILDSLERIDRLLDQLKPRVREAFLLAQLDGLTCAQIALRLGVSKATVERDLSKALHACYRLRYAEG, encoded by the coding sequence ATGTCGAGCGATCACCCACTGGACCACGCCGCCATCGGCCAGCTTTACCAGGCCCATCATTCCTGGCTGCGCGGCTGGTTGAGCCGGCGCACCGGTTGCCGTGAACACGCTGCCGACCTGGCCCAGGAAACCTTCGTACGCCTGCTCAACGCGCGCAAGCAACAAACCTTGCAGCAGCCGCGCGCCTACCTGAGCAGCATCGCCCGCAGCCTGATGATCGACCAGTACCGCCGCCGCGAACTGGGGCGCGCCTACCTGGAAAGCCTTGCGCATTTTCCGCAACTCGAAGTGCCGTCGGAAGAAACCCGCCTGCTCATTCTCGATAGCCTGGAACGCATCGACCGCTTGCTCGACCAGCTCAAGCCGCGGGTGCGCGAAGCCTTCCTGCTGGCGCAACTGGACGGCCTGACCTGTGCGCAGATCGCCCTGCGCCTGGGTGTGTCCAAGGCCACGGTGGAGCGTGACTTGTCCAAAGCGCTACATGCCTGTTACCGCTTGCGTTATGCCGAAGGCTGA
- a CDS encoding LysE family translocator: protein MIDLATLVVFSGAVLLLLLSPGPNMAFVISHGVTHGWRGGMASALGIGVADVLLTALTATGVTALVASWPPSFDVIRYAGVIYLLWLVFKTLQKKPGLAADPVSRVPLGRVFLQAMLNSLLNPKALLFFVVFLPQFVRPEAGSIAVQLIVLGGVLTVIAGVFHLLLGMFGGALSRFFARRSKGAWLQKWGLATVLTVLAVRLAVMSRPA from the coding sequence ATGATCGACCTGGCGACCCTGGTGGTTTTTTCCGGTGCTGTGCTGTTGCTGCTGTTGTCTCCGGGGCCGAACATGGCCTTTGTGATCAGCCACGGCGTGACCCACGGCTGGCGTGGCGGGATGGCGTCGGCCCTGGGCATTGGCGTGGCCGATGTGCTGCTGACCGCCTTGACCGCCACCGGGGTGACGGCGCTGGTCGCCAGTTGGCCGCCGTCGTTTGATGTGATTCGCTATGCCGGGGTGATCTACCTGCTGTGGCTGGTGTTCAAGACCTTGCAGAAAAAACCTGGGCTGGCTGCAGACCCTGTCAGCCGCGTGCCGCTGGGCCGGGTGTTTCTGCAAGCCATGCTCAACAGTTTGCTCAACCCCAAGGCGCTGCTGTTTTTTGTGGTGTTCCTGCCGCAGTTCGTGAGGCCCGAGGCGGGGTCCATCGCTGTGCAGTTGATAGTGTTGGGGGGCGTGCTGACCGTGATTGCGGGCGTGTTTCATCTGCTGCTGGGCATGTTTGGCGGGGCGCTGAGCCGGTTCTTCGCCAGGCGCTCGAAAGGCGCCTGGTTGCAGAAATGGGGACTGGCGACGGTGCTGACAGTGCTGGCGGTGCGCCTGGCGGTGATGTCGCGTCCGGCCTGA
- the inhA gene encoding isonitrile hydratase: protein MTLQIGFLLFPGIQQLDLTGPYDVLGSLPDVKLHLVWKDLAPVTSSTGLVFTPTMTYADCPRLDVICVPGGSGVGALMEDPQTLDFLKAQAQTARYVTSVCTGSLVLGAAGLLRGRKATTHWAYHDLLAPLGAIPVQERVVRDGNLLTGGGITAGIDFALTLAAELYSEAAAQLVQLQIEYAPAPPFDAGRPDTAPKHVLDEANKRTAESRRVRGEIVARAAARLG, encoded by the coding sequence ATGACCTTGCAGATCGGCTTTCTGTTGTTCCCCGGCATCCAGCAACTGGACCTTACCGGCCCTTACGACGTACTGGGTTCCCTGCCGGACGTGAAGTTGCACCTGGTGTGGAAAGACCTGGCTCCGGTCACCTCCAGCACCGGCCTGGTGTTCACCCCGACCATGACCTATGCCGACTGCCCGCGCCTGGATGTGATCTGCGTACCCGGCGGTTCCGGCGTCGGCGCCTTGATGGAAGACCCACAGACCCTGGATTTCCTCAAGGCCCAGGCACAGACCGCACGCTACGTGACCTCGGTGTGCACCGGCTCGCTGGTGCTTGGCGCCGCAGGTTTGCTGCGCGGGCGCAAGGCGACGACCCACTGGGCCTACCACGACCTGCTCGCCCCGCTCGGCGCCATCCCCGTGCAAGAGCGCGTTGTACGCGATGGCAACCTGCTGACCGGTGGCGGCATCACTGCCGGGATCGACTTCGCCCTGACGCTGGCGGCGGAGCTGTACAGCGAAGCGGCGGCGCAGTTGGTGCAATTGCAGATTGAATACGCGCCGGCACCGCCGTTCGATGCCGGCCGCCCCGACACCGCGCCCAAGCATGTGCTGGATGAGGCCAACAAGCGCACGGCTGAATCACGCAGGGTACGCGGGGAGATCGTTGCTCGGGCGGCGGCGCGGTTGGGTTGA
- a CDS encoding GlxA family transcriptional regulator, translating into MPRIVHVLAFDNAQVLDVTGPLQVFASTNDLARQRGEPLPYAVSVIAAQAQPVMTSAGLALVAEALPAVDAPCDTLVIAGGWGVYGAAEDPALVDWVREKARHTRRMTSVCTGAFLLAASGLLDGCRVATHWTRCEELARKFPALTVESNPIFIQQGAVWTSAGVTAGIDLCLALVEADLGRAVALEVARHLVVFLKRPGGQSQFSVTLSLQKDDSRFAELHAWMAENLTLDLNIPTLAAQAGMSERSFVRHYRAETGQTPARAVELIRVETARRQLADSSASIKRIAVQCGFGCEETLRRSFLRALSVTPQAYRERFSPSNSNTASSVACGAS; encoded by the coding sequence ATGCCTCGAATCGTCCATGTACTCGCTTTCGATAACGCCCAGGTGCTCGATGTCACCGGGCCGCTGCAGGTGTTTGCCTCCACCAATGACCTGGCGCGCCAGCGCGGCGAACCTTTGCCTTACGCGGTATCGGTGATCGCCGCGCAAGCGCAGCCGGTGATGACCTCCGCCGGCCTGGCGCTGGTCGCCGAGGCGCTGCCCGCCGTTGATGCGCCGTGCGACACGCTGGTGATCGCAGGCGGCTGGGGCGTGTATGGCGCAGCTGAAGACCCGGCGCTGGTGGACTGGGTGCGCGAGAAAGCCAGACACACCCGCCGCATGACATCGGTGTGCACCGGCGCTTTCCTGCTGGCCGCCAGCGGCCTGCTCGACGGCTGCCGCGTGGCCACCCACTGGACCCGTTGCGAAGAGCTGGCGCGCAAGTTCCCTGCGCTGACGGTGGAGTCCAACCCGATCTTCATCCAGCAGGGCGCAGTGTGGACCTCCGCTGGCGTCACCGCCGGTATCGACCTGTGCCTGGCGCTGGTGGAAGCAGACCTGGGCCGCGCCGTGGCCCTGGAAGTGGCGCGGCACCTGGTGGTGTTCCTCAAGCGCCCCGGTGGCCAGTCGCAATTCAGCGTGACCCTGTCCCTGCAAAAAGATGACAGCCGCTTCGCCGAACTCCACGCCTGGATGGCCGAAAATCTCACCCTGGATTTGAACATCCCGACCCTGGCCGCCCAGGCCGGCATGAGCGAGCGCAGCTTTGTGCGCCACTACCGCGCCGAAACCGGCCAGACCCCGGCGCGTGCCGTCGAACTCATCCGCGTCGAAACCGCGCGCCGGCAATTGGCTGATAGCAGTGCCTCGATCAAACGCATTGCCGTGCAATGTGGGTTCGGTTGCGAAGAAACCCTGCGTCGCAGCTTTCTGCGCGCCTTGTCGGTGACGCCCCAGGCTTACCGTGAACGCTTTTCGCCGAGCAATTCCAACACCGCATCCAGTGTGGCCTGCGGTGCTTCCTGA
- a CDS encoding alpha/beta fold hydrolase — translation MTMTPPLLHVRTSMLDVAYEAHGPTDGKPVILLHGFPYDPRAYDAIAPVLAGHGYRVLVPYLRGYGPTRFINAQVMRSGQQAALAQDLLDFMDALAIPQATLAGYDWGGRAACIVAALWPERVHGLVTGDGYNIQNIAKSLKPRAPVTEHRLWYQYYFHTQRGVDGLTANRGELCKLLWSLWSPSWAEGPGLYAQTAPSFDNPDFVEVVIHSYRHRFMYAPGDPALEAIEQALALQPAISVPSISLCGADDGVGPPPEVDDDVEHFSGFYRRQVLPGVGHNIPQEAPQATLDAVLELLGEKRSR, via the coding sequence CGACGGCAAACCGGTGATCCTGCTGCACGGCTTCCCTTACGACCCACGTGCCTATGACGCGATTGCACCGGTATTGGCCGGGCATGGCTACCGGGTGCTGGTGCCCTACCTGCGCGGTTACGGCCCGACACGGTTTATCAACGCGCAGGTGATGCGTTCCGGGCAGCAGGCGGCGCTGGCCCAGGACCTGCTGGATTTCATGGATGCACTGGCGATCCCGCAGGCCACGCTGGCCGGGTACGACTGGGGTGGGCGCGCCGCGTGTATCGTCGCGGCGCTGTGGCCAGAACGGGTGCATGGGTTGGTGACCGGGGATGGCTACAACATCCAGAACATCGCCAAGTCGCTGAAACCCAGGGCGCCGGTGACGGAGCATCGCTTGTGGTACCAGTACTACTTTCATACCCAGCGCGGGGTGGACGGCTTGACCGCCAACCGTGGCGAATTGTGCAAACTGTTGTGGTCGCTGTGGTCGCCGTCCTGGGCCGAGGGGCCGGGGCTGTATGCGCAGACGGCGCCATCGTTCGACAACCCGGATTTTGTCGAGGTGGTGATTCACTCCTACCGCCACCGCTTCATGTACGCACCTGGCGACCCGGCGCTGGAAGCTATCGAGCAGGCCCTGGCGTTGCAGCCGGCGATTTCGGTGCCGAGCATTTCATTGTGCGGTGCCGATGATGGAGTGGGCCCACCGCCCGAAGTGGATGATGACGTGGAGCACTTCAGCGGGTTTTATCGGCGACAAGTGTTGCCCGGAGTGGGTCACAACATCCCTCAGGAAGCACCGCAGGCCACACTGGATGCGGTGTTGGAATTGCTCGGCGAAAAGCGTTCACGGTAA